The DNA sequence CCTGCTCTTCGAAATCAGCACAAAATTGAGTGAAACCCTCGATCTCAAGCGGGTGCTGCAACCTATCCTCCAAATGACGGCCGAGCGCATGGAGATGCTCAGGGGGACCCTCACCATTCTCAACAGGACACGGGGCGAGATCATCATTGAAGAGGCATACGGGCTGAGCCCTGAGGAGCGGGCAAAGGGGAAGTATCGCATGGGCGAGGGCATCACCGGCAAGGTGATCGACACGGGGCAGCCCGCAATTATCCCAAGGATCTCGGACGAGCCCCTTTTTCTGGACAGGACCGGGTCGAGAAAGGAGACGAATAAAGAGGACATCACCTTTATATGCGTTCCGATAAAACTCGGCAGCGAAGTAATCGGCGCCCTTTCCGTTGACCGTCTCTTTAGCGAAAAGATATCCTTAAAAGAGGATGTGCGGCTCCTCACCATCATCGCCTCTACGATTTCCCAGGCGGTACGCCTGAGGCAGCTCGCCCAGGAGGAGATCGAGAAGGTCCAGGAAGAGAATCAGCGCCTCCAGGATGCGCTGAAGACCCGATACGGACCCAAGGCCATCGTGGGCAACTCGAAGGTCATGCGTAACCTCTATACTCTTATCGAGCAGGTATGCCGGACGAACACCACGGTTTTAATCCTCGGCGAGAGCGGCGTGGGCAAGGAGCGGGTGGCCCATGCAATCCATTATAATTCGAAACGGGCGGATAAACCTTTCATAAAGGTAAATTGTGCGGCCCTGCCTGAGTCCCTCATCGAAAGCGAGCTCTTCGGCCATGAAAAAGGGGCCTTTACCGGGGCTACGTCCGTCAGAAAAGGACGTTTCGAGGTTGCCGATCAGGGCACATTGTTTCTCGATGAGATCGGAGACCTCCCCCTGCCCGTACAGACGAGACTGCTCAGGGTCCTCCAGGAAAAAGAGTTCGAGCGCGTGGGCGGCAATACCACGATCACGGCGAATGTGCGGATTATCACCGCCACCAATAGAAATCTCGATCTCCTGATGCAGGAAGGCAAGTTTAGAGAAGATCTCTACTACCGTCTCAACGTCTTTCCCATACTTGTCCCTCCCCTCAGGGAGAGGAAGACGGACATCATGCTCCTCACCGACCATTTTATAGATAAGTATTCAAAGGAGCACGGAAAGCAGATACTTCGCATCTCGATCCCCGCAACCGACATGCTCATGAATTACCATTGGCCAGGCAACGTGCGGGAGCTCGAGAATTGCATAGAGAGAGCCATCATCCTCTGTACGGATGGGGTGATTCAGAGTTACCACCTTCCGCCCAACCTTCAGAAAATGGAGGAGAATGAGTCCGGCGAAAAAGGCGGGGCTTTTAAGGAAATCATGGTCAACCTGGAACGGGAGATCATCATCCATGAGCTGAGACGGGCGAGAGGCAATATGGCCCGGGCAGCGCGGGCCCTCGGTATCACGGAGCGTATGATGGGACTGAGGATCGCGAAATATCGGATCATTCCGGGGGATTTCAAGCTCCCCCTTCCTAAAAAGGAAAATGAAACCGCCTGATGATACCCTTCCCCCATCCGGACTTATAAATCCCACCTAAATGTAGGCCATGAAACAATAATCCTACGTAAATGTAGTTCTTCTCGAGGCACCACTCATCTCCCCTTCCGTGAAAAAGCCTTGCCCCTGAAAGTCGTCTGTTCCGTAACTTGCTACTATAATGATCTTTTTATCTCCTCCCATCTCCGTCCGTCTCCTCACCCTTGTCCCGGCACGATTCTTGAGTAGAGAAGAATAGCCGGTACACATAGTGTACGAAAGGAGAAGAGAGATGAGAAAAATAGCAATCTATGGAAAAGGCGGCATCGGCAAATCGACGACCACTCAAAACACCGTTGCGGCCCTGGCGGAGATGGGGAAGAAGATCATGATCGTGGGCTGCGACCCTAAAGCGGACTCGACCCGCCTCATGCTCGGTGGCCTGTCTCAAAAGACCGTTCTCGATACGCTGCGGTCCGAAGGCGAGGACCTCGACCTCGAGGATCTCGTGAAGATCGGATTCAAAGGGACCCGATGCGTGGAATCGGGAGGGCCCGAGCCCGGCGTGGGGTGTGCGGGCAGGGGCATCATCACCTCCATCAATCTCCTCGAGCAGCTCGGCGCCTATTCGGACTCGATCGGTCTCGACTACGCCTTCTACGACGTCCTGGGCGACGTGGTCTGCGGAGGGTTCGCCATGCCCATCCGGGACGGCAAGGCCAAGGAGATCTATATCGTCGTATCGGGCGAGATGATGGCCATGTATGCCGCAAACAACATCTGCAAAGGCATAGTCAAGTTCGCCGAGGCGGGCGGCGTGCGCCTGGGCGGGCTCATCTGCAACAGCCGCAAAGTGGACAACGAGAAGGAGCTTATCCAGGCTCTCGCAGACAGGCTGGGGACCCAGATGATCCACTTCGTTCCCCGGGATAATGTGGTACAGAGGGCTGAGATCAACAGAAAAACGGTGATCGATTTTGAGCCCGGCGCCGGACAGGCGGACGAATACAGAAACCTCGCGAAGGCCATCGACGGAAACGACATGTTCGTCATACCGAAGCCCCTTGACATGGAAGAGTTGGAAGCGGTCCTCATCAAATACGGTGTGGACCAATAACCGGGCCTTGCCTGAATCGAAAGGAGGAGAAGAAGGATGCTGATGATAAGAGCGATAGTGAGACCGGAAAAGGTAGATGCCGTTCTGGAGCAGCTCATGGTAGAAGGATTTCCCGCGGTCACGAGGATGAGCGTCTCCGGCCGGGGCAAGCAGAGAGGCATCAAGATCGGGGACGTCACCTATGACGAAATACCCAAAGAGCTGCTCATCATGGTGGTTCCCGAGGCAGACAGGGACCTGGTGGTCAAGACGGTAATGGGGGCGGCCCGGACAGGTGACAAAGGCGCCTTTGGTGACGGCAAGATCTTCGTCTCCCCGGTCGATGAGGAGTATACGGTCAGCTCCGGCATCAGGGAGACCTCGGCCGGCACCGAGGAGGTTGCCCTATGAAAGAGATCATGGCCGTGATCAGGATGAACAAGATGAACCAGACCAAGAGGGTTCTTCTTGAAGCGGGCATTTCGTCCATGCACGCAAG is a window from the Syntrophorhabdaceae bacterium genome containing:
- a CDS encoding sigma 54-interacting transcriptional regulator: MAENKVSRELKELSLLFEISTKLSETLDLKRVLQPILQMTAERMEMLRGTLTILNRTRGEIIIEEAYGLSPEERAKGKYRMGEGITGKVIDTGQPAIIPRISDEPLFLDRTGSRKETNKEDITFICVPIKLGSEVIGALSVDRLFSEKISLKEDVRLLTIIASTISQAVRLRQLAQEEIEKVQEENQRLQDALKTRYGPKAIVGNSKVMRNLYTLIEQVCRTNTTVLILGESGVGKERVAHAIHYNSKRADKPFIKVNCAALPESLIESELFGHEKGAFTGATSVRKGRFEVADQGTLFLDEIGDLPLPVQTRLLRVLQEKEFERVGGNTTITANVRIITATNRNLDLLMQEGKFREDLYYRLNVFPILVPPLRERKTDIMLLTDHFIDKYSKEHGKQILRISIPATDMLMNYHWPGNVRELENCIERAIILCTDGVIQSYHLPPNLQKMEENESGEKGGAFKEIMVNLEREIIIHELRRARGNMARAARALGITERMMGLRIAKYRIIPGDFKLPLPKKENETA
- the nifH gene encoding nitrogenase iron protein, translating into MRKIAIYGKGGIGKSTTTQNTVAALAEMGKKIMIVGCDPKADSTRLMLGGLSQKTVLDTLRSEGEDLDLEDLVKIGFKGTRCVESGGPEPGVGCAGRGIITSINLLEQLGAYSDSIGLDYAFYDVLGDVVCGGFAMPIRDGKAKEIYIVVSGEMMAMYAANNICKGIVKFAEAGGVRLGGLICNSRKVDNEKELIQALADRLGTQMIHFVPRDNVVQRAEINRKTVIDFEPGAGQADEYRNLAKAIDGNDMFVIPKPLDMEELEAVLIKYGVDQ
- a CDS encoding P-II family nitrogen regulator — its product is MLMIRAIVRPEKVDAVLEQLMVEGFPAVTRMSVSGRGKQRGIKIGDVTYDEIPKELLIMVVPEADRDLVVKTVMGAARTGDKGAFGDGKIFVSPVDEEYTVSSGIRETSAGTEEVAL